One genomic region from Robbsia betulipollinis encodes:
- a CDS encoding ABC transporter permease produces the protein MKSALSLHRLHDQRILLPVASLFAVLIPMSIVQPSTLSYFGGVMLLNLAVPIVFATLAQLSVIAANELDLSIGSFISLVACIGGTLLHSNPALGVTALVACVLVYAFVGALIEFRRVSSVVVTLGLSFVWNGIAVLLLPTPGGSSPDWLAALMNAQTPLLPAPLVWTVVIALAAHLFFMRSAVGVGLRGMGGNPAAMRRLGWSVIRSKAVLFGLAGCFGVCSGLTLLGLTTSADANIALRYTLLSVAGVILGGGEFTGGRVSPVGAVLGAITLTLASSFLSFLQIAPQWQIGLQGAILMAVLSLRLVFRRQEARQ, from the coding sequence ATGAAATCGGCCCTTTCCCTGCATCGCCTGCACGACCAGCGCATCCTGCTGCCGGTCGCCTCGCTGTTCGCGGTGCTGATTCCGATGAGCATCGTCCAGCCCAGCACGCTCAGCTATTTCGGCGGCGTGATGTTGCTCAACCTGGCCGTGCCCATCGTGTTCGCGACGCTCGCTCAACTTTCGGTGATCGCGGCCAACGAACTCGATCTGTCGATCGGATCGTTCATCAGTCTGGTGGCCTGCATCGGCGGCACGCTGTTGCACTCGAACCCGGCGCTGGGCGTGACCGCGCTCGTCGCCTGCGTGCTCGTCTATGCCTTCGTCGGTGCATTGATCGAATTCCGGCGCGTTTCCTCGGTGGTGGTGACCCTGGGCCTGTCCTTCGTGTGGAACGGTATCGCCGTGCTGCTCCTCCCCACGCCGGGCGGTAGCAGCCCGGACTGGCTGGCCGCCTTGATGAACGCCCAGACGCCCCTCCTGCCCGCCCCGCTGGTGTGGACGGTCGTGATCGCCCTCGCCGCGCACCTGTTCTTCATGCGTTCGGCTGTCGGCGTGGGGCTGCGCGGAATGGGCGGCAATCCCGCCGCCATGCGCCGTCTCGGCTGGTCCGTCATCCGCTCCAAGGCGGTCCTGTTCGGGCTGGCCGGATGCTTCGGCGTCTGCTCCGGTCTGACGCTGCTCGGTCTGACCACGTCCGCCGACGCCAATATCGCGCTGCGCTACACCTTGCTGTCGGTCGCCGGCGTGATTCTGGGCGGGGGCGAATTCACCGGCGGCCGGGTCTCGCCGGTCGGCGCGGTGCTGGGCGCCATCACGCTCACGCTGGCGTCCTCGTTCCTGTCCTTTCTGCAAATCGCGCCGCAATGGCAGATCGGACTGCAAGGTGCCATCCTGATGGCCGTGTTGTCCCTGAGACTGGTGTTTCGCCGGCAGGAGGCACGTCAATGA
- a CDS encoding ATP-binding cassette domain-containing protein: MVQERVQESIQDGAAVAPGAALVAMRDVDVTFGVVRALKGANFTFLPGECVAIAGHNGAGKSTLMSVLSGARRATRGVVEADGIRHENGYGADVARSLGVRCVFQELSLCPNLTIDENMRAVAPQLRGWGWRRKAGRIMAQQLDAIFPGHGLRGAQVVGDLSLTQQQMVEIARGYAQVDTAARLVILDEPTSSLDRYTAEQLLAFIRRSAAAGVTTVLITHMLDEMLRCADRIMVMRDGTVTSTLPAAGLDKDGIIQAMGQFTEHEAATQRAPKMAAAGAPAYQWDLRSGPKSQPVRIAAQRGSIVGFAGLAGQGQTDVLNAVYRRARARGSSVRAAYVAGDRRADGIFPDWSIARNFDIRSLFDHSAGLRLNPPRQREVFEQWAKRLDIRGAPATANIQALSGGNQQKVLFGRALASDADLILMDDPMRGVDIGTKRDIYALLQEEAAKGRTFLWYTTENDELSYCDKTYVFRSGLVTRELAASECSEEALLAASFAEPASS, encoded by the coding sequence TGCGCGCGCTGAAGGGAGCGAACTTCACGTTTCTTCCCGGCGAGTGCGTGGCCATCGCGGGCCACAACGGCGCGGGGAAATCCACGCTGATGTCGGTGTTGTCCGGGGCGCGACGCGCCACGCGCGGTGTCGTCGAGGCGGACGGCATCCGGCACGAGAACGGCTATGGAGCCGACGTCGCCCGCAGCCTGGGCGTGCGTTGCGTTTTTCAGGAGCTGTCGCTCTGTCCGAACCTGACCATCGATGAAAACATGCGGGCCGTCGCACCGCAATTGCGGGGGTGGGGCTGGCGCCGCAAGGCGGGCCGCATCATGGCGCAACAGCTCGATGCGATTTTTCCCGGGCACGGTCTGCGCGGCGCGCAGGTCGTGGGCGATCTGTCGTTGACGCAGCAGCAGATGGTGGAAATCGCGCGCGGCTATGCGCAGGTGGATACCGCCGCGCGGCTTGTGATCCTGGACGAACCGACGTCGAGTCTGGACCGCTACACCGCCGAACAGTTGCTCGCCTTCATACGCCGCAGCGCCGCCGCGGGCGTCACGACCGTGCTGATCACCCACATGCTCGACGAGATGTTGCGGTGCGCGGACCGGATCATGGTCATGCGCGACGGCACGGTGACGTCGACGCTGCCCGCCGCGGGCCTGGACAAGGACGGCATCATCCAGGCGATGGGGCAGTTCACGGAGCACGAGGCGGCAACCCAGCGTGCGCCGAAAATGGCGGCCGCCGGCGCGCCGGCCTACCAATGGGACCTGCGCAGTGGCCCGAAAAGCCAGCCGGTACGCATCGCGGCGCAGCGCGGCAGCATCGTCGGCTTCGCCGGGCTGGCCGGCCAGGGCCAGACCGATGTCCTGAACGCGGTCTACCGGCGGGCACGGGCGCGCGGCTCGTCCGTGCGCGCGGCGTATGTGGCGGGGGACCGGCGCGCGGATGGCATTTTTCCGGACTGGAGCATCGCACGCAACTTCGACATCCGTTCGTTGTTCGATCACAGCGCCGGGCTGCGGTTGAATCCGCCTCGCCAGCGCGAAGTCTTCGAGCAGTGGGCGAAACGTCTCGATATCCGCGGCGCGCCCGCCACCGCGAACATCCAGGCGTTGAGCGGCGGCAATCAGCAAAAAGTCCTGTTCGGACGCGCGCTCGCCTCCGACGCCGACCTGATCCTGATGGACGATCCCATGCGCGGCGTGGACATCGGCACCAAACGCGATATCTACGCGCTGCTTCAGGAAGAAGCGGCCAAGGGACGGACGTTTCTTTGGTACACGACCGAGAACGACGAATTGTCTTATTGCGACAAAACCTATGTATTTCGCTCCGGCCTGGTCACGCGCGAGTTGGCGGCCAGCGAATGCAGCGAGGAAGCGCTTCTCGCCGCCAGCTTCGCGGAGCCTGCGTCATCATGA